From Mytilus edulis chromosome 9, xbMytEdul2.2, whole genome shotgun sequence, the proteins below share one genomic window:
- the LOC139490451 gene encoding uncharacterized protein → MSCSEESESDVEDIAMIQMSLPMETSYKQIDQNFINETIEKRRLSVFAEHDLVIKIANTKLHVNKNQLIAESPVFEKMLAKQSKEEEQQEIELDGKNLNDFVDFLRCTLPGTDEQVTDKTVHLVTPLADEYQTTKTLQKADNFLTNKSRQLGDRISSQQVISNILQAESYNLTSYLDESIAIASRKLFSRLVDNPKFKEISSVTRMKIAFKRWSDVDRVFESSGNLHGITESIDFYKPYQMPVLPSPLRPPGSYQARSTTGSSGFSFGGQSGNVPPPLPPPDLNLSLTQFIQRN, encoded by the exons ATGTCCTGTAGTGAGGAAAGTGAGTCAGACGTAGAGGAT ataGCAATGATACAAATGAGTTTACCTATGGAGACTTCCTACAAACAGATAGATCAGAATTTTATCAATGAGACAATTGAAAAAAGGCGTTTGTCGGTATTTGCAGAGCATGATTTAGTGATAAAAATAGCAAACACAAAACTGCACGTGAACAAGAATCAGCTGATTGCTGAGTCGCCAGTGTTTGAAAAAATGTTAGCAAAACAATCCAAAGAAGAAGAACAACAGGAAATAGAATTGGATGGAAAAAACCTTAATGATTTTGTGGACTTCCTAAGGTGTACATTACCTGGAACTGATGAACAAGTGACAG ATAAAACAGTGCATTTGGTCACTCCGCTTGCAGATGAATATCAGACAACGAAAACGCTACAAAAGGCAGACAATTTCCTTACAAACAAAAGCAGACAACTTGGTGATAGAATTAGTTCTCAACAGGTTATCTCAAATATTCTACAGGCTGAATCATACAACCTTACATCGTATCTGGACGAATCAATAGCAATAGCGTCGAGGAAACTGTTTAGTCGATTGGTAGATAACCCAAAATTTAAGGAAATTAGTTCTGTAACCAGAATGAAAATTGCATTCAAACGTTGGAGCGACGTCGATCGAGTTTTTGAATCGTCTGGTAATCTTCATGGTATAACAGAAAGTATCGACTTTTACAAACCTTACCAAATGCCAGTACTTCCATCACCACTGAGGCCACCGGGTTCATATCAAGCGAGGTCTACAACGGGGTCGTCTGGTTTTTCTTTTGGCGGACAAAGTGGCAATGTGCCACCACCATTGCCACCACCAGACTTAAATTTAAGCCTTACACAATTCATTCAACGTAATTAA